One region of Dehalococcoidia bacterium genomic DNA includes:
- a CDS encoding prepilin-type N-terminal cleavage/methylation domain-containing protein, whose protein sequence is MVSLRGVQKGVSLTEVLIALFILSVVGAVIVAGVFVAVKGNDVSRTHIVAEGLARYELEYLKDVCTENWTVAPWAYTLPGPPAPPWDNSHIVLPSGYEGFSVTVSAEPLTGAPYFSDNRTQKVTAAVFYAGKSVLSIEQYLVQQ, encoded by the coding sequence ATGGTCAGCCTCCGCGGCGTACAGAAGGGCGTATCTTTAACAGAGGTATTGATTGCGCTATTCATTCTTTCTGTTGTCGGGGCAGTGATAGTTGCCGGCGTCTTCGTTGCGGTTAAAGGTAATGATGTCTCGCGTACGCACATAGTGGCGGAAGGGCTGGCCAGATATGAGCTCGAATACTTGAAGGATGTGTGCACGGAAAACTGGACGGTTGCTCCATGGGCCTACACCCTACCCGGGCCACCGGCCCCACCCTGGGATAATTCGCATATTGTTTTGCCCTCCGGCTACGAAGGATTTTCCGTCACTGTATCTGCAGAGCCTTTGACCGGCGCTCCTTATTTCAGCGATAACCGGACTCAGAAAGTAACCGCTGCCGTATTTTATGCAGGCAAATCGGTGCTCTCTATCGAGCAGTATCTTGTACAGCAATGA
- a CDS encoding pilus assembly PilX N-terminal domain-containing protein, giving the protein MIKAIVVWFGKGQTGMALPMALVLLVAASVIVVPSLWAVQSLLTINRNVSQDTQAYYAAEAGVADLIWKYKYSTTPTAPYTLHDINGIDVEVIPVKTSGQDYYWISRAEAGPVSNAEVYLHIRQTGSQGNNIFEHAVASLDGDIVMSGGTVVKSDDVVLIDNCDSTWSRKASSTHIACSTVTSNPYVETNVYWDTSPRSSKLDIKAAAVVEALAYRNTTSTDISNYKYVSVWLYSTKALNAGDIRFMIATANALGGTVEYMNIPGLPANTGTRVLMNIANPSSFTTVKSIGVYQAVDKSAFILYVDNVIATNDISDGNIYSNSGVNLQPSATVYGDASANGSIIVNTSGGAKIYGTQNPGAPLWTPQLIDINKYKNEANIKGGTVYPTLSTAWDTSDLGQITVNGNASINWSSYNITMGPAWIGGNLNISTNTITMGPTYVVGDMSISGSSNVTLQGTVYVEGNLSISGGAVVQGPYTIVAKQITVSGNSDVHIDKGSVPFMIAYDGDFIISGSSHIAAVVYAPNGTANVSGGTPSDFGYNIYGAVVAQNVIMSGSTTVKYMTGLETLPWPPGWGLGGGPAGGGGTTVTTILGYDHR; this is encoded by the coding sequence ATGATTAAAGCAATCGTTGTGTGGTTTGGTAAAGGGCAAACCGGCATGGCATTGCCGATGGCGCTGGTGTTGCTGGTCGCTGCATCGGTGATCGTGGTACCGAGTCTCTGGGCTGTGCAATCTCTTCTGACAATTAACAGGAACGTAAGTCAAGATACACAGGCATACTATGCGGCCGAAGCCGGCGTGGCGGACCTTATCTGGAAATACAAGTACAGCACTACCCCTACGGCTCCTTATACTTTGCATGATATTAATGGAATTGATGTTGAGGTGATACCGGTTAAGACCAGCGGCCAGGATTATTACTGGATATCGAGAGCTGAAGCCGGCCCGGTCAGTAATGCTGAGGTATATTTACACATCCGGCAAACGGGCTCACAGGGCAACAATATCTTCGAGCATGCGGTGGCCAGCCTGGATGGCGATATCGTAATGAGCGGCGGCACTGTGGTCAAATCCGATGACGTGGTGCTCATTGACAACTGTGACAGCACCTGGTCAAGGAAAGCATCTTCCACACATATAGCATGTTCCACGGTCACATCCAATCCATATGTCGAGACCAATGTATACTGGGACACATCTCCCAGAAGCTCAAAGCTGGATATCAAAGCTGCTGCCGTTGTTGAGGCCCTGGCATATCGTAATACAACCTCAACCGATATAAGCAATTATAAATATGTTTCAGTATGGCTTTATTCGACCAAGGCGTTGAATGCCGGTGATATCAGATTCATGATAGCCACGGCCAATGCTCTGGGCGGGACAGTGGAATACATGAATATTCCCGGCCTGCCGGCTAATACCGGCACCAGGGTACTGATGAACATTGCCAATCCGTCTTCGTTTACCACTGTCAAATCGATAGGCGTTTACCAGGCTGTGGATAAGAGCGCCTTTATTCTGTATGTGGATAATGTGATTGCCACCAACGATATCTCAGATGGAAATATATATTCCAATAGCGGTGTAAACCTTCAACCAAGCGCCACGGTCTACGGTGACGCTTCCGCCAACGGCTCCATTATCGTTAATACCAGTGGAGGCGCCAAAATATATGGTACCCAGAATCCAGGCGCTCCTTTGTGGACTCCTCAACTCATCGATATAAACAAATATAAAAACGAAGCGAATATCAAGGGTGGCACAGTCTATCCGACGCTCAGTACAGCCTGGGATACGTCTGATCTGGGGCAGATAACGGTGAACGGAAATGCCAGCATTAACTGGTCGTCATACAATATTACGATGGGACCGGCATGGATTGGAGGTAACCTGAACATAAGTACCAATACTATAACGATGGGACCAACTTATGTTGTCGGCGACATGAGTATAAGCGGCAGCTCAAACGTAACCTTGCAGGGAACTGTATATGTGGAAGGAAATCTTTCGATTTCAGGCGGCGCCGTTGTGCAGGGGCCATATACCATTGTGGCAAAACAGATCACGGTCAGCGGTAATTCGGATGTTCATATTGACAAAGGCAGCGTCCCGTTTATGATAGCCTATGATGGGGATTTTATTATCTCGGGCAGTTCACATATTGCGGCCGTAGTATACGCGCCTAATGGAACAGCCAACGTCAGTGGAGGAACACCCAGTGACTTTGGCTATAATATCTACGGGGCTGTTGTCGCCCAGAATGTGATCATGTCAGGCAGCACCACTGTAAAATACATGACCGGACTTGAGACGCTGCCATGGCCGCCGGGTTGGGGTCTGGGTGGGGGACCCGCAGGTGGTGGAGGAACTACGGTGACCACGATATTGGGATATGACCACCGTTGA
- a CDS encoding prepilin-type N-terminal cleavage/methylation domain-containing protein produces MILKRFLGGQRGVSLIEVLIALFILSLVGLAIIGGAYINVRSAEVSRENIRAEGLAKYELEYVQSVAASNWNGIVSQISPYTIPSGQGPLWDVTHDGSDLPAEYIGYSVTITINPIPGYDSNIREVKAEVYHRGNKEASIDTYVVNNQ; encoded by the coding sequence ATGATATTGAAGCGTTTTCTGGGCGGTCAGCGGGGAGTGTCGCTGATCGAAGTTTTAATTGCGCTGTTTATTCTTTCGCTTGTCGGGCTGGCTATTATCGGAGGGGCATATATTAATGTACGGAGCGCCGAAGTATCCCGTGAAAACATAAGGGCGGAAGGATTGGCTAAATACGAACTGGAGTATGTGCAATCGGTCGCGGCCAGCAACTGGAACGGGATAGTAAGCCAGATCAGTCCTTACACCATACCTTCCGGCCAGGGTCCGTTGTGGGATGTCACGCATGATGGAAGCGACCTGCCGGCCGAATACATCGGTTACTCAGTTACAATTACCATCAACCCCATACCGGGATACGATAGTAATATTCGTGAAGTTAAAGCGGAAGTGTATCACAGGGGAAATAAAGAGGCCAGCATAGACACCTATGTGGTGAATAATCAATAG
- a CDS encoding type II secretion system protein, giving the protein MFKRVFDISSGANRGFTLIEVLVMIAILGAITGIMAMTFGMVTRTIATNTAENLMMSQVNQAANWIAKDVESSSSVSTDDGTVLCSMQRYVWDGNEISGSTTVEYIVIGGILLRRVDGGAGQTVAQFIAYPDADTTFVQAPSAPFQSNTYVLKLKSVYKNGEYKQEFKMRQRAP; this is encoded by the coding sequence ATGTTTAAGCGAGTATTCGACATTTCAAGCGGCGCAAACCGGGGATTTACCCTGATTGAGGTTCTTGTCATGATAGCCATTCTGGGCGCGATAACAGGCATCATGGCGATGACATTTGGCATGGTTACGCGTACGATAGCAACTAATACCGCTGAGAATCTGATGATGAGCCAGGTAAACCAGGCAGCTAACTGGATAGCCAAGGATGTAGAAAGCTCCAGCAGTGTATCCACCGATGACGGGACGGTTCTATGCTCGATGCAACGTTATGTCTGGGATGGGAACGAAATATCGGGAAGCACAACTGTAGAATATATTGTGATAGGAGGGATACTGCTTCGTCGCGTGGATGGTGGAGCGGGGCAAACTGTTGCTCAATTCATCGCCTATCCGGATGCCGACACAACATTTGTTCAGGCTCCGTCGGCGCCATTCCAGAGTAATACCTATGTTTTAAAGCTGAAGTCGGTATATAAAAACGGCGAATATAAACAGGAATTCAAGATGAGGCAGAGAGCGCCATGA
- a CDS encoding type II secretion system protein translates to MNTFINRNRGQPGFTLMELLVTIAILGVISGTMALTFSLATNITRTDSAQSIVLSQAHLGAAWITRDVQSAAIVTPVNSPTRLLSLQRFIWNGAAFESGAQIHYDIASNGNMTRTLSDSRGTSVLQVAQYISYPDPDTYFVKGPSTVSENNTYLLKLNASYGGSSFKARYKIAQKVTQ, encoded by the coding sequence ATGAACACGTTTATCAACAGGAATAGAGGGCAGCCCGGTTTCACATTGATGGAATTGCTTGTTACCATAGCCATTCTGGGCGTGATTTCAGGTACCATGGCGCTGACCTTCAGCCTGGCAACCAATATTACACGGACTGATTCTGCCCAGAGCATCGTGCTCAGCCAGGCCCATCTGGGGGCGGCATGGATTACCAGGGATGTTCAAAGTGCGGCAATTGTCACACCGGTCAACTCGCCGACCAGATTACTGAGCTTGCAGCGTTTCATCTGGAATGGGGCGGCTTTCGAAAGCGGTGCACAAATTCACTACGACATTGCATCGAACGGTAACATGACCAGAACTCTGAGCGACAGCCGGGGTACCAGCGTTTTACAGGTTGCGCAGTATATCAGCTATCCTGATCCTGATACGTATTTTGTGAAAGGTCCATCAACCGTCTCCGAGAATAATACATACTTATTGAAATTGAATGCATCCTATGGGGGCAGCAGTTTCAAAGCACGATACAAAATCGCACAGAAGGTGACGCAATGA
- a CDS encoding type II secretion system F family protein, translated as MYYEYIGYTADRRVVKGKIDAAGEKEAGDRLASNGYQILSLKASGGAAITGMPALFERRAKPEEIIMFSRQLALLLESGVGIVQGLDLLKVQTTNKAFAGMLDTIISDLRAGSPLSVALDKQPRAFNKMYCKMIAVGEQTGQLESVLRNLASYAEQSTAAMRKIRQAMTYPIIVIILAICVGFLAVTFILPPIMDMFKSLGGKLPLITQILISFVGFMGNYGIFVMLAVVALSSIVYMYTRTPDGTLQKDRFLLYLPVLGRLNLINTLARICRSITILFRSGLPLPEILKLTAESSGNKVIYNALMEVEKDIIKGEGLASAMSRHPEFLPLMVEMTRVGEETGNLDNTLTIVADSFEIEATDKLQTILGMIEPAMTIIIGLGVAFLALSIFIPIYSSMSLIGR; from the coding sequence ATGTATTACGAATATATAGGTTATACGGCTGACAGGCGGGTGGTCAAAGGCAAGATTGACGCTGCCGGGGAGAAAGAGGCGGGGGATAGATTGGCGTCCAATGGCTACCAGATACTGAGCCTAAAGGCGTCTGGTGGTGCTGCGATCACGGGGATGCCGGCACTGTTTGAGAGGAGAGCAAAACCAGAGGAGATAATAATGTTCTCGAGACAGCTTGCTCTTCTGCTTGAATCGGGTGTGGGCATTGTGCAAGGCCTCGACCTGCTGAAAGTACAGACCACCAACAAAGCATTTGCCGGTATGCTGGATACCATAATATCCGACCTGCGAGCGGGCAGCCCCCTTTCCGTTGCGCTGGATAAGCAGCCCAGGGCGTTTAACAAGATGTATTGCAAGATGATCGCAGTCGGTGAACAAACAGGCCAGCTGGAGAGCGTTCTACGCAACCTGGCCAGCTACGCCGAGCAGTCCACGGCCGCCATGCGCAAGATAAGGCAAGCCATGACCTATCCCATCATAGTGATAATACTGGCTATTTGCGTGGGTTTCCTTGCGGTAACGTTTATCCTTCCTCCTATAATGGACATGTTTAAATCCCTGGGCGGCAAGCTTCCTCTTATAACCCAGATACTGATTTCTTTTGTTGGATTTATGGGGAACTATGGTATCTTTGTAATGCTGGCAGTAGTTGCGCTCAGCAGCATAGTATATATGTATACCAGGACACCGGACGGTACTTTACAGAAGGACAGATTTTTACTGTACCTGCCTGTCCTGGGCAGGCTGAACCTTATCAATACGCTGGCGCGTATCTGCCGCAGCATAACCATTCTTTTCCGGTCAGGTCTGCCTCTGCCGGAGATACTTAAACTCACAGCCGAGTCCAGCGGAAACAAGGTTATCTACAATGCATTGATGGAAGTTGAGAAGGACATCATTAAGGGGGAGGGGTTGGCTTCAGCTATGAGCAGACATCCCGAGTTCCTGCCGTTAATGGTGGAAATGACACGTGTTGGTGAGGAGACGGGAAACCTGGATAATACACTTACCATTGTTGCTGACAGTTTTGAAATAGAAGCAACAGATAAACTTCAAACAATTCTGGGCATGATTGAGCCGGCTATGACCATAATTATTGGTTTGGGTGTGGCGTTCCTGGCATTGTCCATTTTCATCCCTATCTATTCAAGCATGAGCCTGATTGGGAGGTGA
- a CDS encoding PilN domain-containing protein, whose product MITINIEDSLVKITLVKGKRVVFASEAPLQAGWVQGGIVFEKAHVSQVISMVLAQNNIRDKDVVASVSGMQSIYRVVYVPKLSRALLAEAVKKEMARAIPVPLTSLYTCWADVKISDSEIALCLLGIPFENVNSVMETVRLCGLRPRYLELRPLAVSRVIDEKAAVVVNVRPNTFDITIMNNGIPEMIRSLPFTGAAAMSEGDKVRMVKEEVDKTVNFYNSGHPESPLSTQTYCIVSGILRETLSMIMGYPVKAAPPLLTYPPGHDSNDYIVNSGLALRTINKLTRVDINVIPSAAPAVVKAEGAGVNRTPLIVLGICAVLALGMWLMSGMSEKRTADMQMLLNTKSSQLNAMQKQYRDLTEQTTRTRDTYQQILNRLNAPIKYLGDRRAVINRDLGKVFAVLPATIYLTSVIDDGNLIRIQGSAPSEEIVLNYVSALRNSGLFKLVMISSIGTSSYTEVLFTIQLTVSQ is encoded by the coding sequence ATGATCACTATTAATATTGAAGACAGCCTGGTAAAAATCACCCTGGTGAAGGGTAAACGGGTGGTGTTTGCCTCGGAAGCGCCGCTACAGGCCGGGTGGGTGCAGGGTGGTATAGTGTTTGAAAAGGCGCACGTAAGTCAGGTGATCAGCATGGTTTTAGCGCAGAACAATATCCGTGATAAGGATGTTGTGGCCAGCGTAAGCGGAATGCAGTCGATTTATCGCGTTGTATACGTGCCTAAACTCAGCCGTGCGCTGCTGGCAGAGGCTGTCAAGAAGGAAATGGCTAGGGCAATTCCTGTGCCGCTTACTTCTCTTTATACATGCTGGGCTGATGTGAAAATATCTGATAGCGAAATAGCCCTCTGTCTGCTGGGTATTCCCTTCGAAAATGTTAATTCGGTCATGGAGACGGTTAGACTTTGTGGCCTGCGGCCGCGATACCTGGAATTGCGACCGCTGGCGGTATCGAGAGTGATTGATGAAAAGGCTGCCGTGGTGGTTAATGTACGCCCGAATACATTTGACATCACAATTATGAATAACGGTATACCGGAGATGATTCGCAGCCTTCCTTTCACAGGCGCGGCTGCTATGAGCGAGGGTGATAAGGTCAGGATGGTTAAGGAAGAGGTCGATAAAACCGTTAATTTCTATAACTCAGGACATCCGGAAAGCCCTTTAAGTACTCAAACATATTGCATTGTTAGCGGTATTTTACGCGAAACGTTGTCTATGATAATGGGATATCCTGTCAAGGCTGCTCCTCCTCTGCTGACCTATCCTCCGGGACATGATAGCAACGATTACATTGTCAACAGCGGGCTGGCATTGCGTACTATCAATAAGCTAACCAGAGTTGATATCAACGTTATACCGAGCGCGGCGCCTGCTGTGGTTAAAGCTGAAGGAGCAGGTGTTAACAGAACGCCGTTGATTGTGCTGGGCATCTGTGCGGTACTGGCTCTGGGCATGTGGCTGATGAGCGGGATGTCTGAAAAACGAACGGCTGATATGCAAATGCTTTTAAATACGAAAAGCTCCCAGTTGAACGCTATGCAAAAGCAGTATCGTGATTTAACGGAGCAGACCACCAGGACCCGGGATACCTATCAACAGATATTGAACAGGCTCAACGCTCCTATTAAATACCTGGGCGACCGAAGGGCAGTGATAAATCGAGATCTGGGTAAGGTCTTTGCTGTTCTGCCTGCTACGATATATCTCACCAGTGTCATTGACGATGGGAATTTGATACGGATACAGGGATCTGCCCCCAGTGAAGAGATCGTGCTCAATTATGTCAGCGCCCTGAGAAACTCCGGTTTGTTCAAGCTCGTAATGATAAGCTCGATTGGCACATCTTCCTATACTGAAGTATTGTTTACTATTCAGTTGACCGTGAGTCAATAA
- a CDS encoding GspE/PulE family protein, whose amino-acid sequence MNPENPKAKGGAQGGAAQPGIAKLNVQYAAPMPQALGLIPEDVAKRYKVLPLALENNTLRIFMANPGDVLTVENLSIYTRRRIEPVAASEADIKEGIEYNYRALKEASKLVGGPGSITAPESTPPPRTTGVNKTPAAPKSAGQAQVSGVAPLPQYDDRVLPPEITSDSPIAHQLDKMLDDAIRARASDIHIEPDENKLRVRFRIDGILHEVASLPLTVHNGLISRIKILSDMNIADHRRPQDGQFSFDSDNKYIDVRVATVNTVNGEMAVLRLLDKSVAALALPQVGFLRESQEMFEQMLMMPYGMVLISGPTGAGKTTTLYAAVNSLDQVGKNIITVEDPVEYRFSNINQIQVNIKAGLTFASGLRAIVRLDPDVILVGEIRDSETALIAVQSALTGHLVLSSVHANDTVGAVFRLIDLGVEPFLISSALIGILAQRMVRRVCPHCARKVTAPLVEQIAYEKEMGEARSEFMYGEGCKVCVYTGYLGRTAIFEILTISDNIRRMIVGGSGNTDIRAAALSEGLVPIARYGMMQAKAGITTPYEVLRNAYTIS is encoded by the coding sequence ATGAATCCGGAAAATCCAAAAGCTAAAGGTGGCGCCCAGGGTGGGGCTGCCCAGCCGGGAATCGCCAAGCTGAACGTCCAGTATGCAGCGCCCATGCCGCAAGCTCTGGGATTGATCCCGGAAGATGTGGCGAAAAGATACAAAGTGCTTCCGCTGGCGCTGGAAAACAATACTCTGCGAATTTTCATGGCCAATCCCGGCGATGTACTGACAGTTGAAAATCTGTCTATTTATACCAGGAGGCGCATAGAGCCGGTCGCCGCCTCGGAAGCTGATATCAAGGAGGGGATCGAGTACAATTATCGTGCTCTTAAGGAGGCTTCTAAACTGGTTGGCGGTCCCGGCTCGATTACTGCGCCGGAAAGCACACCGCCTCCACGTACTACGGGTGTAAATAAAACTCCGGCTGCTCCTAAATCTGCCGGTCAGGCACAGGTCAGCGGTGTTGCCCCGCTCCCCCAGTATGACGACAGGGTGCTTCCTCCCGAGATAACCAGCGATTCACCCATCGCGCATCAGCTCGATAAAATGCTGGATGACGCCATCAGGGCGAGAGCCTCGGATATACACATCGAGCCGGATGAGAATAAGCTGCGCGTCCGCTTCAGAATAGACGGCATATTGCACGAGGTGGCCTCTTTGCCGCTGACAGTACACAATGGTCTTATCTCTCGTATCAAGATACTGTCAGACATGAATATCGCTGATCACAGGCGACCGCAGGACGGCCAGTTCTCCTTCGATTCAGACAACAAATATATTGACGTGCGCGTGGCGACTGTCAACACGGTTAATGGCGAAATGGCTGTATTACGTCTGCTGGATAAATCGGTGGCAGCGCTGGCCTTGCCTCAGGTAGGTTTCCTGCGGGAGAGCCAGGAGATGTTTGAGCAGATGCTGATGATGCCCTATGGTATGGTGCTTATCAGCGGTCCCACAGGAGCAGGCAAGACGACCACTCTCTATGCCGCAGTTAATTCACTGGACCAGGTGGGCAAGAACATAATTACCGTGGAGGACCCGGTAGAATACCGATTTTCAAATATCAACCAGATACAGGTAAATATCAAAGCGGGCCTGACATTTGCCAGCGGGCTGCGTGCTATCGTAAGGCTCGATCCCGATGTTATCCTGGTGGGCGAAATTCGCGACAGCGAGACTGCCCTGATAGCCGTACAATCAGCGCTGACCGGCCACCTTGTGTTGTCTTCGGTTCACGCCAACGATACGGTGGGAGCAGTCTTTCGACTGATCGACCTGGGAGTTGAACCCTTCCTGATCAGTTCAGCGCTTATTGGCATTTTAGCGCAACGCATGGTGCGGCGTGTTTGCCCGCATTGTGCTCGCAAGGTGACGGCGCCGCTGGTTGAGCAGATAGCCTATGAAAAAGAGATGGGCGAGGCCAGGTCGGAGTTCATGTATGGAGAAGGCTGTAAAGTGTGCGTTTACACCGGCTATCTCGGCCGCACCGCCATATTTGAGATACTGACGATATCGGATAATATCCGCAGAATGATTGTTGGAGGCTCCGGCAACACCGATATCAGGGCTGCGGCGCTCAGCGAGGGGCTGGTGCCTATCGCGCGCTACGGTATGATGCAGGCCAAGGCCGGCATTACAACCCCCTACGAAGTACTGCGGAATGCTTATACTATCTCCTGA